The region ATGATAAATACGCTAAGGAAAAAAGTCACCACACTGCAAAAAACTTTACTGATACTGCTTATTTTGTTTAAGGACAAATCTAGCACTTGCAGTCCACCTGGACTTGCTCTATGCACACTCCGTACAGACTCACTCTGCACATGACCAGTTTACTCCTTGGCAGCCTTAGCCCACATCACAGATCAGTCACTTGGTTTGAAAGAAGAGTTTCACATGCAGAATAAATTTCTACACAAAACAGTGTTTCGGTCATCTTTTGTGGAAAATCTAGGatcagaagggagagagaatgaGGGTGACAAGGAGAGCCACCTCCTGAAAAGACCCTGGCACATCCATGAAATCACAGTCTGAGATAAATGATGCTTATGTCTCTGGGAGACAATAAGGGACGGCTCTACTACACACCCTGCTACAGGCCCTGCTTGCTCTGGTTTTGCACCTGCTCTTTCCCTGACAACAACCATGAGGATAACTTGTCCTAACCAAACGACAGCCTTTCATACTGGCGGCTATACAGTACTGAAGAGTTTGCACATTCACACCACATACATACAATGGTCTCTGAATTAGCTATTTATTTAAGTCCTTATAGTTCCTCTATCAAGCAATGCCTGGCCAATCCATAATTTAATTACTTTATGAGCTGGGTAAtggaagtatatttttaaaagactagcATGACACAGTTTTTAAACTTCATTACAGATCAGAAGTATAACAATTTTTAATACACTCATGAAATACAAGGCTTCCAAGAATAGTGTTCTAAAAATGCTAGGGTTGAAAGGAAGACAGGAAGTCTTCTATATATTTCAAATATGAATGAGCAGAGACCTGTgtgcttaatttattttaactgctgTTGTCCTCtcataacaataaaaagaagtCTGGGGTTTACTGAAAGTGAAACAAAGAATTGGATTTTTGAAAAAGCATCTTTATGCTGAGTTTGCAAAAGTAAAACCTGTGATCTTGAAGCATATTTAACTAATGAAAGATTATCCTAAATGAATAAAAGAACCTTATTTCTTATGCGCTCCTTTTTGGATGCCATGTCATCACACTTGTCCTCTTTACCCAGTTTGTCTACTGCCTCCACAGTGAAGCTGTAGTTGTagttccctttctttcctctgtcttgGTTGTATCCTTTCCCCCATTTCAGCTCTTCTTCATTCCTTCTCACAAACTTGTCAAACTCATAGTGAGCTCTATGCTTTCTGCCATCATCCAATCGATACCTTTGTCTTTCAGGTTCTTTTTCTCGAAATCTTCTCTCCAAATCTCTTTGCTCTTTGTCACTATCATTTTGTGACCTACGAGTATgtataaagagaaagaaaatccaagcaattaacagtaaaaaaaagctgctgaaggaCACAACACAAAGCCTTTCTTTGACTTCAACGGTATTTAGATCAATTGTATGGCAAGGCTGTTTTCTCCTCATTAAAAAGGGGTTATGTGCAATTTTGCTGAATGTCTCATCCATCTATGTCCGGCCCTTGACTACCCGTTCAGTTCAAAATAGCAGACAAAGCTTTGCAAGCAATATCGGACTTTTGTGCAACTGTTGTGGAAAGCCCACTCTTCAACTTTTATCCCTCTTTGCAATCCCACAAATAGTTCCCCAAAACTCCTCCCATAAACACACGCTGCATGATTAGCTCTTGTGGCCTGTTCTTGAGGTGACTCAGGTATATGAGTATTCCCTTGAATGGGAACATTCAGGGCACAGAGGAATTGTGCAGGTATCATGTATCAATTTGTAGAGTTTTATGACTCTATTTAACAAAAATTATTCACTGACATTGCAACTTGCAGAAGGCATTTGTGAAAATGAATACTTATGTTCCAGGCTTTTGTTTATTATGTCTCCAAATAATTTAGCCTACCTTTGCGTATTTTATTTAGGCAAAAGACCATTACCTTACCACAACATAATACTTAATTTCTGCTATGCTGCAATGGGTTTATATTATAAAGACTATTAGTCTGCAACATTTTGCTGCCTGTCTGATACAATTCTCAGCTCTCTTATTCACTTCCTTGCTCCTGTTCAGCAAGCCGGTGCTTCTCTCATACAGCCAAACTGCAAATAATGAAGAAAGATCACAGAACGGACTGAACTTTAAAAGGAGCAAATACAGGtagtttctttttatatattacaaatgtataaatacttaaaattgaAACAGGAAAGTTGCTTTTGACAGTCTGCTCACATTTTGGTAATCAACAGACAGAATCAGAGAGGATAGAGATTTTCTAATGGTGTAGTGATCAAATAGTGATATGCTTCTCATTCAGAATGGTTTAACATCAATAAAAGCATATCTTTTTatatcacttttttcttttaaataacagaaCTGTGAAAATTGTCAGCCTCTGCCATGAACTTGGGCATTGGCGGGGCTGCCAAGACAGGGGCCCCATCTCAGAGAGAACTCGAGGTCAGCAACAAAACCTGAATGACAGGTAAGTTACTCAGCATTTTGCAAGACTCTGCTTGTGTCAGCACAGCACATTCACCAAGTGCAAGCAACATCCCAGCTGTCACAGACACCTGAATCAATCACAATTACAGATATACTGTACCTGTAGCATAGATACATATCTATAACATACTATGTTAGCTCTCAAGGGGTATGTGGCTATAGTTGGTTTGTTTCACGTTTAATATGCTATTTTAGACACTAACTCCAAGTCCTAGCAAGGCTCAGAGCATGACCTTCCAAAAAGCCAGAAAGACACACCTAGATCTGTTGCTGTAGCATTGCCTGGTACCCATCTCTTCCCCTGCCTGTTACTGTGGGTGAGGAAGGAATGGACATGCCTGGAGGTAGGCAGGTGACAGGGATACAAACTCCAGTTCAAAACCGGTTAAAGTAGCTTTCTAAAATTCAGTCAGAGTGAACAGGCAAGAAAGAGTGGAAATGGTGGGGTAAGCAATTACAAAGTATAGGTAGAAGAGAAATTTACACagccagagaaagagaaagcaaaaatgaatgGTAGAGTTTCAAATCCATATGCGACCATGTACACTCATGCATcaactgagggtttttttgtggtagaAAGCTATTGCTACTGAGCCTTAAAACATGATTTCAAAGAGGCAATTCAGTCTCCTGCATGTAGAGATGGAAGTCAGAGTTTATTACTGATTTCTGAGTCAGTGACAAAGTAGTTACAACTTGAATTCTTGATCCAGCTGAAATAGCTCATAGCTTGCTACCTAATCACACCCACTAATAATCATGATGAAATGAGCACCTGGAAAGACAAGGTAACGCTTACTGTACCTGCACAGCCAAAAGGATTCTGTTTTACACCTGGAAAATCTACATTAATGCATTGTTAAACTTACAGGATCAATAGTAAAAACGTTATATGGCACCACCAAAAGCTTAACACATAAAAAGCCTTATTAGCAAACAACTGACTTGCCCCTGCAAGTGTTTCTGTTGAccctgttctgtttcttttgttgaaGAACATCAACAAAAGAGTTGCTGATATTTTCAATTTCCATTAGAGAATAGGAAATGGAAGTTGTCAGCATCTTTCAGGACATACTCAACATATTGAAACTCTGAAGCAATGTTTGAAGTCCTTagtcagagacaaaaaaagatgaataaTGCTTGTAGGATATTAATGGTGAACCATTTCTTCAATTAGCAAAttcagtggttttattttccagtgttcaaagtttttttatttttctatttgccATTAGGAGAACATTTGCAGCTCCTGCATACTTACCATAAAAATCAAGAACCTAAGTGGACAAAGGTAAAATTTAAACTACTCAAAATAGGCAGGTTAGCCTGCAAGGCTCCTAGAGCACAATCCCAAACTTCCTCTAATACTGTGTATATAATACCTTaggtaaattatttaaatactcaAGTGTGTCCTTATGTACAAGTTGCACATATACATGACATCTCAGATTCTGCTCTTTCATTTTGCAATGTACTTTTGAGAGCTTGGCTGAAAAACTCTGCTGAAGAACAAAGTATTGTTTACCTCAGCAGCATGTTATTCTCAATTATGTATCTTACATATCTTATGGGTGAATCCTGCTTATGATGGGATATACATGCCAAAGGACAAGAGAGAGAACCAGCTCCTGAAAACATCTGTAAGACATTTCCAGGCTACAGTAGCTATAGAACTGGGCTATACCTCTTGTTCCTACTATTACATATGCAACACAAAAGGCAGTGGGAGACAGAGATGGCCTTCTGCATGTATCTATCATAAGGCTGTCATTTGCACCTTAACTGTTCTGCCACTGTCCCATTTATCAAACTCATTTATCTGTTTATTgcagcaaaactgaagaaagtgTGATGGAAGAGTAAGGCATCTGAGGCAATTTAGTCTTTGGCATCAGTAATGGATGGAGGGCCTTACCTGAGCTCTTGATGGGGAACAGGTGAAATAACAATGAAACTTTGAGTGACTTTTCACGCAGAAATCCTTCCACTCTGggatttcaaaacatttcacaataACAAATTGTATCCACTAATACTGCCATCAGGTCAGTAAGCTGTTACTAAACACCTTTTCCAAAAAGGACAGCGAGAGATTTGTTCACACACAGAATGAAATCAGTTCCTTGCTGACAAAACACCCAGCCAACGCAACACTTACATCACATTTAAGccttcaaatgaaaacatttagcATCTAATTTGAAGCCTAAAAGATATTACTTACTTTTCCTTAACTTCTTTTAGTGAACACTCCAATGATCTGGATTTTATACTCCCAGATCCAGGTGATTTATCCCACTTGTTTTCTTCAATGTCAGcctcttcacttttttctttgtgcttttcacTGGCCAGCTCATCTCCTTTTTCCGGCTTCTTAAGAAGctaagaaatatttgtttatattatgATGTAAAATTATTCTCCTCTGTTCTGACAGACATTTTAACAATGTATTAAATATATCAAAAACCTATTAAGACTGAAGATATTTAAAGGCTAGGAATGTATTTTAGGAagtatgaaattttaaaatttatttaaagaggGCAGTTTACTTTTGCTAAGGAGAGACAGTCATTACTTGACATTCAACTGCACACTTTCAAATATGCTGAGAATACTGGAGAAAGCACTTACCTACTCTTCTAAGTTTTATACAAAAAGATATTACGGTTTACGATTTCTTAGAAATCATATAACAGAGCTCAACGTTATTGCACATAAAATGAAACGCAGAACCTCTAAGACAAAAGGAGCAAGATTAATACTTCACTCCATGAAATAgtatatataaaatgtgttaCACATGAACTACTTGGGACAGACTGGCATATAGAAGTAGGTGCTTAGTATAAATACATCCTGACAGAAAAACAGACTGAGAAAAAATTATGACGTTAGCAGAAAAGATCACATTGCATTTTCACCTTGGAGATTAAGATTTCCAAGAAGTCTgttcctttcaaaacaaaaaacccgCACAGGTCTTGAGCAGTGTCTAGCATTACAGGAATAATCTGTATAGAAGGACCAACTGTCTCAAACTATTTCTCTAACATTTCAGGAATAAGCAGAACATCTCCTCAGTCTTTTCATTCCACCgttttttctgaaatgagcaCAGGCTACTCTTATGCAATATTTAAAACTTCTATAATGTTTCTCTCAggtaacattttccttttctttaggaGACAGAACTAGCTTTCAAGGTCACATTGCCACAGATATTTCATAAATACTGGGGTCTTTTGGACAACTAGGTTTGggtaatacattttaaagaataactcccttttcttctgaagttctagtatgtttttctttatgccTAAATATGAAAAACCTGTAATTTGGCTTCAGAACTTACTATTTTTTACATCCAGGTGAAGGCAACTGTTGtccaggaagaaaaggaagaggaaagaagtaCACAGCTCTACGGCTTCTCCCCCCCACCAAGATCTGGAGCGAGTCTGTGTGCCCTTGCGTTAAGCTACAGACTCTTACAACAATTTTCCTCTTCGAAACAGCCTATAAAACCTTTCCAATACCAAAAAATGTAGTTCAGATGAGTAGTTTTATCTATGTCACCCTACACAAATAAGGTTTTAAATGCTCAGACATAGCACAAAATACACCCGCTTAAGTGAAGTCACTAAAAGCACATCGATTCAGATTGTTACAAGGCAGCACAGCCTAAAATTAGCAAGACTTTGTTGTAACTTGGTTAAAGCatactattaaaataaatcagttctgagcataaacacaaaaaaatctcagcacATATGGCTAGAGGCAGATTTACAAGACAGAAAGTGTTAAAGCCATATTTGCAATAATCTTCTGACATGTTAGCACAGAACAATTTGGTTCTGTCAGGTTATGCTGGCATACAGTGTGGCAGTGTTGTATAAAGATATCTGAGTTACCTGCCGTAACTGCATCAGCACATCATTGTACCTAAGGTAATTAGTCACACCTTTCAACAACACTATTTAGTCAAACCCCTAAGTTACTTCCCCTTCCAGTCAAAACTGGTTTGGTACCTCCACGCTGTACTGTAGTACACTGCTTAAACACTATTAAGTGAGATACTAAAGGAACTTCTGGATAACTTCAACAGAAAACCAGGGGGTTTTTCATTAAGGTACCTTgatccttatttctttttcacaaatcttcttttgcttctccacttcttttcttttacgtctttcttcttctctgcgcttccttttctcttcttcccgCAGACGCTTCTTCTCCAATTCTCTCCGTCTTcgttcttctcttttctcttctcgTATTCTCTGAAGAGTTCAAAATGATTAATTGTAAATTGTCCAACGAAAAAACATGTGAAACATAAAAGTTGAACTTCAGGCAAAAGTCTGAACGTACCTGCTTTtctaattttctatttttaatatattccaaAAGGGGTGTGGTTCTTCTagctaaaacacaaaaaatttgTGATATAGTGTTCAACTCCTAAAATATGTACTCATTTCTTTACTTCAGTACTAATCCCTTTTTTCTAGCTTTATGTGCAAGGGAGCTAAATAATTAATAAacctatttattttatatatttttgaagGCATTCACATAATTCCATTTTAGAAACACTTTGTTGTCTTTTTCCTGTTAGGGTTAGAAGCAACAGAGAGATGTTGCATGATTATTTAACGTTTAATTGAAAATCGTACCTTTTCAGTTCAGAGAAtggcttttttctcttgctcatcAAACGGTTATTtaccaaaaaggaaagaaatctgttCAGAATCTATtcctacattttaattttgtacatCAAAACCTAGCTGTATTGCTGTTCATATGCAGCCCACATTACTGTAATCTCAAATAGCACTTTTCAATTCCAGATTTCAAAGTACATCATGAAGGAAATACTTTCATTCTCATACAACATTTCCATTTAACTACCATTTAGCATTCACTTCTCCGTGGAAAATGGGATGAGTAAGAGGTAAGTGATTTGTTCCAGGTTACACAGCAAAGTATCAGCAGATTCAATAAAACTCTGGCTTcccaaataacaaataaaatgccTCATCTACTGGATCTCACAGCCATTCTTGTTATAGAGCTGTTTCCACACTCTAAAATGTAGCCTAAGCCACCAGCCTGAACCATCCCCAAACTCTACACAAACTTGGAAAACATCACCAAATTCTATATCATGTATAGCATTTGTGACTGTCAGTACTGAATTCAAACTTGAATTCATGTACTTACAGCTGTGAGTAGTTACAACAAATTCTGTCAGTCTCAGATGTCCCAGGATGGagttacagaaaatgtttactACTAGAAATTGCTCTACAGTTATTTATAGGACTCTTCCtcaaatcaggaaaaaaaaaaaaaaaaaaaagaagaaataaaaagttttcgTCAAATTTGGAATGGCGTAGCCAAAAATCTAGACACAATTCATATCCCAAAAACATTTGAATGCTTTTGAACGTGTGAACATCCTGGGGGCAACCCATTCGTTGATGATAAAACCTTGTTAAGCAGTTACGAATGGGAAGACTTGATAAGAtgcagttatttatttttagcaaatatCACTGTTCAAAAGCAACAACCAAAAAAGACTGTTGATTTGAGATCTTCCACCCTCTCTCCCTAGATTCCCCATGCTacccctcccctctctctcccacCTGCCTGTAATTTTTGACAAATTTTAGGTCTCCAGCACCCTCCCTACCAGTCTCTCAGatctgcagctctgcctctctctccaGCTCCCCCAAGTTCCCCTGTCTGAGCAGTGTCTGCCTCTGGGCACTTTTACATGCTGAAAGTGATCACAAATTGTAACTGGAGGGTCTGGGGAAAGGATAAGCTGCCCTGGGAGTCCAGAACTTGATCCTAGTCGTGACTAAGTCTGTGATGCAAGAATTTTCATCAGAAATTACAACTTGAAGTTCAAGGGAGAGAGGCAGCGCGATGAGTACTACCAAAAGAGGAGGGCAAAAAAGAATGTTTATCAAACCTGAACCATACCAATCTTATTTATGGGCCttactgcaaataaaaatcttaaaggTTTTTTGTAAAACGtttgagaaattttaaaagaaaataaattacaaaatgaaGACCTGTCTCAGCAAtaacttttatattttattttgctctctACAAACAAGCCAGAAGAATGAGCTTTACCCTCATCTTGGTACagagaaaatctgttttatatCTCTCTCTCACTGAAACTGATGAGCTAACGCACCTGATGTGATGCATAAAGCATGTTGGTTTGTGGTAACACTATCTGGAGAAATGCTGAGAATGCAAGGCCCAATTCTGCCAACAAAGCCCTGGGCACATctttcattgacttcagcaggagtAACACCTTTGCAACTGGACATGCAACTAAACCCTCACATAATTTTGCTATAAACATGCTATCCACTGAAGTaatctttgtttttatattgATAGAAATGGTCACAGTTTTgaatagcaggaaaaataaagcaactaaTTTGGTTTCCTGTGatttaagagaaacaaaacattaaaactcCTAATGTAAAGCTGCCTTCAGTCAATACTGCTACTCGGACTAACAATTTTCACTGATAGATGATTTTTAAGTTAATAAATCTTTCCTGAAATTGTAAACTTTTTCTAAATTCTACTTAGAAAACTTTGACTGCTTTTACTCTGCTGTCAAATACTACGGAAGATCTGGGGTAAATAAAAATTGTTGGGGAACTTCTCTATCtagaaaagcaataaacaagTTTTATTGATAACAGAATTATCTAAATGTCCATACTTCTAACATTTCCATCtcctttaaattgttttaagtcCCAAATCTCTCCAGTCAACTATTAATTTATGCATAGGAAGAATAATTAATGTCACTACAGAAATGCTTGTCACAGGCAcagacaagcaaacaaacagcagtaacaggtaataggacaagaggaaacagcctcaagttgtgccaggagaggtttaggttggatattaggaaaaatttcttcactgaaagggctgtcaagcattggaataggctttccagggaggtggttgagtcatcacccctggaggtatttaaaagatgtgtagatgtggcacttacGAACATGGTTTATTGATGGACTTcccagtgctaggttaatggttggactcgatcttaaaggttttgtccaacctaaatgattctatgattctattctatgattctaatcaAAAGAGGTGGCTACTTTTACACTGTAAAGAAATAATAGCAaaggtcaattttttttttcctactcaaTTGTCACACCTAGGGAAAGAGTAAGTGTTCTGCATGTTGTCACTTGGACATACGGCACATCAATATTCCATGTCATCCTGAAAGCTGCATACTGGCACTGAAGATTTCAGTGTTGATCTTACTAaagattcccctgcaagacTGTGAAAGTCATGCTGCATGCATACAGAAAACAAGGTGTTGCCTTACTTTCGAAGCTTTTGCAGAATCTTGACCGTAAGAACAAAGAGAGATCATTTCGTGTTTCTCAGTAAAAGCATCTAACATCAGGGATCAATTGTTAAGTATTCagctattttatattttaaaaataatcttccatCTTTTAATACATCTGTAAGTATTCAGAAGTATTAAGGACCTATTTCTGAAGCCACTATGCATGCAAAACTTCCAGTAAAGTCAAGTGATTCCATGCATAGAGACTTAGAAGAACAGGTGGGGCATTTCCTGTCACTACATGGCTGGATAACAAAAAAGTAACTGCGATAATCTCAATCTCTGTTAGACTGAACAGGTCAGCTCTTGCACGTAACATcataaagatataaaaataagatatttaatATTCTCAATagtaagaaaaatcaagaaaacagaCCAATGAGTTCCCTTGTTTTGGCCTCAATCTCTCCCAAAAGAATCTCAGGATTGGCACAAATTTTCTCTTCATCAGCACAATAACTCTCTAAAAATTTCCTATATTCTGgatctgtgaagaaaaatttttgaattatgttaatattttgcaaTGCATGACAGAAATGGAATCTATTTTCCACTGTGACACCAAGAAAATGTGTTTACCATCTTCAATGCTCCCAGCTTTGGcatctttcttcttcagcttcttttttgAAATCTTCTGGAATGGAGCAAATTCAACCACTGCAGGATACTCCAAACCTTAAAAGAGATCAATGCTTAATTTTTTGAGGGGGGAGAAACATTCCTTATATTCAaataagattttcaaaattcttgAAACTTGTGTTGGGCAGTCTTGCTTGAAAGCAAAGGTGAATGTTTCTACAATCCCATCCTAAACTTCTAATGAAAAATTACATGTAGCAGTATTTTAGagtcaaaacaaaatacatttatattttaattacatacatacatattgAATATCTTTGGACATGCTAACAAAGACTGTCAAAATGAAGATGACTACTGTTGCACAATAAAATTCTTGCATGATCATTTTTATAattcccttttaatttttcatagatATTTATTGATTAGAAAAATTTACATAAAATCTCAGCCTGACGAATGATACTACTGGGAAATGAATCTGAAACAATTGAGTTGCTTCTGTAAAGTTTTGTTGccaaaagcttaaaaaataagtaagcGCTGGGTAATGTGCAATAATAAAACGTGTCACCTTCTTTCAGAACCAAAACTGTAGAACTCAGCATGTAGAACTGtgtgaaacctttttttttctgtttatgatGAACTATGCAACTTTATGCCTGTGTTTACTGGCATGGattgtttgttttgaattctGCTTTAAATACTGGATTCTTCTTTGGACTGGAGTCAGAACTGTGTGTAGCTTTTGAATTTTGCCTGTTTTTGACTTGCAGCAGGTTCAAGATTACACTTTGCTCAAGTCCACTGAAAACTTGGCTTAAATCTGCTAGAACACTTGTTAACCTTATTGAACCTGGTAatacttgttttaattttagccTCATAAAAGCAATGCCATCACAAGCCTCACCAGAGGGCACTTTCGATCAAAATTTGTGCTCTTTACTTGCACAATCATGCCAAACTGGCCAGCCGTGTCTAAGCTCGGTTTTGCAACGTAGAGAGTATTCTGGCTTCAGTCCAGCATAGCACTGAAGAACATGCTTAATTTAGACAAAGTGAAGTCTTGGCAGAATCATAAACAGTTTCTTTCTAGTTTTTCATCTAAAACACCCAGAATTTGAAATCTGGGAATCACACATTGAAAGGAATGTGTTGTTCTCCATCTCTAGGAAAATCTATCCAAATCTGATTAAGTTAGAAGCCCATAAAATATCTCAGGTAGGAAATGCTGAAGAAGATTTGTTAGTTTGACAGACAGCTTCTTTAGAGATAAACTCTGCAGTAAGAGTCGACAGGACTACTTTTCGCAGCACCTCCACAACATTGAGTGTACAGAATAGATGTCTGTACAAGAAACCCACAAATCTGTGTCTGTTTTATACAACCTGTGCAATTTTTTGCAGAAGGTATGAGTGAATGGGGCAAGGAACTGCTAAAGGGAAAGCACCATTTCTTGGCTATGCCAGTTTCATGCTACTGTAGAAGAGCTGGATTTATCCACACTTACATTACAGAGGCTTTTTTTACTGTTGGGCAAACTTTTGCAGactgaacattttaaagatggCAACCAATTTTGTCGCTCTTCTTCTCGGAACTCAAGATGTCTGCAAAAGCTCTAAAAAGTCAAGCCGTACCTGTCTCAAATTGGGCAACCAAAATTATGAAGAGAAGTTTTCatcttgctttttcaaaatgGGAGTAAGTGGCACAACTTTATCTCACAGAAACACACTGAAGATGTAACTACTCATGCTTGCAATGTGTTGTTACTGTTGTGATGAACTGTGAAGCTTGTGTAAAATAATTAGCTTAACAGGATCTTGATAGTGTCTTGCTTAAGGTACAAGAATGCAGATAAAGCATGCACACCACATAGACAAGCAAGACTGCATGGACAAATACATTATCTTTTAAGAGCtagattttaatatatttttatgtaattaactgtatattgagaaaaaaatggcataattagcaaaaatgaaatcaatTAATGTTCTTAAAtggtatatgtatatatatgtttaataTCTTACAAGTAGTCCGACCTTTATTATCAATGAAGACATAGCCATCAAAGCGATCTCTAAAAAGAAGGATGTCCTCAGGATTTCTAAAGTTAATGTATGCTCTTGAGTACAGATGAGGATAAAGGCTGCAACaacaaacaattttattttctgttatttactATTCTGTTCAGGactagaaaaaaagtaaaactagaAGGATCACACTGCAATTCTCATCTTCTTTGAGAAAGGGCTACCTTAAACATGCTATCGAAGTCTTTACATATATGTATTGAATTATATATATGACAAAAAGTAACTGAAGCTCCCAGTGAGAGGGTAGTTGCCAAGCTGTCACTGTATTTAAAGAGATTTCCACCTTTAAGAAAGATTAAATAACCTAATAATTGGCCAGATAATCCACTGAATTACATACTAATAAATAAACTCCATCTGACATACCTGTATGTGAATATATGTCTAATGTCTAGTTGTGAAGAACAATTACTGTGAAAATCCAAAGCATTTAtagcaaaagaaagaacaggTACTTAcctaaaataattctgattcTTCAAGAATTTATTGGCATACATCCCACTCCCAGTACATGTTTACTGTGCCTGACAAAAACCTCTGGGTTGGCACACCACTAATCACAATGAAATGGAGGTAATTTAATGAATTACCACCCATCAGCTAAGTTATTGTGAGTCATGGCATGTACATGCCTTAAACCCCTTCAGCTGTGATACTAAACAGTTTGGCTTATACTGCCTTCAGTGATGGCCATGTCTTAGGCCAGGTTTTTGAACGTATCTGAACACAAGCCCATAACTTAAAAATACCTACGTTCATTATATTGCTGCACATGGCCTGTCTTCAGACAAActcaccaccagcagcaggagacaATAAACACACACAGCTGGAACCATATTTCAATCCCATAGCTTTTTCAGAATG is a window of Nyctibius grandis isolate bNycGra1 chromosome 2, bNycGra1.pri, whole genome shotgun sequence DNA encoding:
- the UPF3A gene encoding regulator of nonsense transcripts 3A isoform X2, translating into MRGGVREKWPMDIPLRWESPRRHPDAPLNPPPSPPPPPLQPAAGKQRDEKKTALSKVVIRRLPPCLTKEQLEEQLHPLPAHDYFEFCTADPSLYPHLYSRAYINFRNPEDILLFRDRFDGYVFIDNKGLEYPAVVEFAPFQKISKKKLKKKDAKAGSIEDDPEYRKFLESYCADEEKICANPEILLGEIEAKTRELIARRTTPLLEYIKNRKLEKQRIREEKREERRRRELEKKRLREEEKRKRREEERRKRKEVEKQKKICEKEIRIKLLKKPEKGDELASEKHKEKSEEADIEENKWDKSPGSGSIKSRSLECSLKEVKEKSQNDSDKEQRDLERRFREKEPERQRYRLDDGRKHRAHYEFDKFVRRNEEELKWGKGYNQDRGKKGNYNYSFTVEAVDKLGKEDKCDDMASKKERIRNKDRPAMQLYQPGARIRTHTGPTSKTYDCSGKSFEYALDKKYEADNSAGGDLENSKEAE
- the UPF3A gene encoding regulator of nonsense transcripts 3A isoform X3, coding for MIILSFALLIPGLEYPAVVEFAPFQKISKKKLKKKDAKAGSIEDDPEYRKFLESYCADEEKICANPEILLGEIEAKTRELIARRTTPLLEYIKNRKLEKQRIREEKREERRRRELEKKRLREEEKRKRREEERRKRKEVEKQKKICEKEIRIKLLKKPEKGDELASEKHKEKSEEADIEENKWDKSPGSGSIKSRSLECSLKEVKEKSQNDSDKEQRDLERRFREKEPERQRYRLDDGRKHRAHYEFDKFVRRNEEELKWGKGYNQDRGKKGNYNYSFTVEAVDKLGKEDKCDDMASKKERIRNKDRPAMQLYQPGARIRTHTGPTSKTYDCSGKSFEYALDKKYEADNSAGGDLENSKEAE
- the UPF3A gene encoding regulator of nonsense transcripts 3A isoform X1, translating into MRGGVREKWPMDIPLRWESPRRHPDAPLNPPPSPPPPPLQPAAGKQRDEKKTALSKVVIRRLPPCLTKEQLEEQLHPLPAHDYFEFCTADPSLYPHLYSRAYINFRNPEDILLFRDRFDGYVFIDNKGRTTCLEYPAVVEFAPFQKISKKKLKKKDAKAGSIEDDPEYRKFLESYCADEEKICANPEILLGEIEAKTRELIARRTTPLLEYIKNRKLEKQRIREEKREERRRRELEKKRLREEEKRKRREEERRKRKEVEKQKKICEKEIRIKLLKKPEKGDELASEKHKEKSEEADIEENKWDKSPGSGSIKSRSLECSLKEVKEKSQNDSDKEQRDLERRFREKEPERQRYRLDDGRKHRAHYEFDKFVRRNEEELKWGKGYNQDRGKKGNYNYSFTVEAVDKLGKEDKCDDMASKKERIRNKDRPAMQLYQPGARIRTHTGPTSKTYDCSGKSFEYALDKKYEADNSAGGDLENSKEAE